CAAAAAGTTTTTTAGCACGCTCACGAGCTACTTCTTCAATCTTGTCAACCACTTCGCACCCCCCGTAATAACGTTTGCCCGGTAACCCTTCGGCATATTTGTTGGTAGGGGTTGATCCCATTGCTTCAATGACTGCTCGAGAAGCAAAATTTTCGGAAGCGATAAGTTCTAAATTATTGTTTTGACGCTCCTTTTCATCAGACAGGAGATTGAAAATGGTCGAATCTTGTTCCGAAAGTGATTGCATGAATGCTTATTTATTTTCTGTTAAGTCGTGGATTTTATTGACGCGTCGTTCGTGGCGTCCGCCGTCAAAATCGGTTTGCAGCCAAGTGGTGACAATTTTTCTAAGCTCTTCATCATTAAGTTCTCGTCCTGGTAAACACAGGACATTGGCATTATTGTGTTGACGGGTCATCTCTGCTGAATGATCATCATAAACCAGCGCCGCCCGAACATTGGGAAATTTATTGGCTGTCATACACATACCCTGACCGCTTCCGCAAATGAGAATTCCCAAATCTTGATCACCCTCATCAATTTTTTCTGCTACGAGCACTGCAAAATCCGGATAATCTACAGAATCATCAGAGCGGGTTCCAAAATCAACCGGCATGTGACCGAGATCTTCTAGGATGTTTTTTACTTTTTCTTTGGCTTCGAAGCCCGCATGGTCGCTGGCAATGGGAATAATCATAGTTAGTAGTTTGAGTATGAAATAACAGTTCAAATATCTTGAAAAAAAGGATAACACAAAAAGATGAATCGAAACTAAAACTAAATTGTATCCTA
The sequence above is a segment of the Fodinibius salinus genome. Coding sequences within it:
- the rpiB gene encoding ribose 5-phosphate isomerase B; its protein translation is MIIPIASDHAGFEAKEKVKNILEDLGHMPVDFGTRSDDSVDYPDFAVLVAEKIDEGDQDLGILICGSGQGMCMTANKFPNVRAALVYDDHSAEMTRQHNNANVLCLPGRELNDEELRKIVTTWLQTDFDGGRHERRVNKIHDLTENK